From Cryobacterium sp. GrIS_2_6:
GTCGAGTCGGATGCCTGCCCCACCGGGTGAGCGATACGTCGTGATCTTCCCGGTGTCCGGTCGGAACCCCATCGTGGGGTCTTCGGTGGTGATCCGGCACTGGAGCGCGGCGCCGCGCAGGTGGATCTGGTCCTGGAGCAGCCCGAGTTCGGCGAGGGTCTCCCCCGCGGCGATGCGGATCTGGGCGACGACGAGGTCGACGTCGGTGACCTCTTCCGTCACGGTGTGCTCGACCTGGATCCGCGGGTTCATCTCGATGAAGACGTGCTGGCCTGCGCGCTCCCCGACGGTGTCGAGCAGGAACTCGACGGTGCCCGCGTTGACGTAACCGATGGAGCGGGCGAAAGCCACGGCATCCGCGTAGAGACGGGTACGGATCTCGTCGCTGAGGTTCGGGGCCGGCGCGATCTCGATGACCTTCTGGTGGCGGCGCTGCACGGAGCAGTCGCGCTCGAAGAGGTGCACGGTTTCGCCGGTCGAGTCCGCGAGGATCTGCACTTCGATGTGCCGGGGGCGGAGCACGGCCTGCTCGAGGAACATGGTCGAATCGCCGAAGGCGCTGTTGGCCTCGCGCATCGCCTCCTCGAGGGAGCCGCGCAGGTCCTCCATGCTCGCGACGCGGCGCATGCCGCGGCCGCCTCCGCCGGCGACGGCCTTGGCGAAGATCGGGAAGCCGATGTCGGCAGCTGCGGCGATGAGCTCGTCGAGGTCCTTCGACGGCGCGCTCGACTTGAGCACGGGAACGCCAGCAGCGATCGCGTGCTCCTTGGCTGTCACCTTGTTGCCGGCCATTTCGAGCACGTGCTCGCCGGGGCCGATGAAGGTGATGCCGGCCTCGCGGGCGGCGAGTGCGAGCTCGGGGTTCTCCGAAAGGAAACCGTAGCCGGGGTAAATGGCGTCGGCGCCGCTCTCGACGGCCACCCGGATGATCTCGCTCACGGTCAGGTACGCCCGGACCGGGTGCCCGGGTTCGCCGATCTGGTACGCCTCGTCCGCCTTCAGGCGATGGAGGGAATTCCGGTCTTCGAACGGATAAACGGCGACGGTTTTCGCGCCGAGTTCATACGCTGCACGAAACGCGCGAATCGCGATTTCTCCGCGGTTGGCAACAAGAATCTTCGTGAACATGCAGACCTTTCAGGAGGCGACGGGCACACAGCTGGCGGTTAGGTTCTCTAAGACTAGTGAAGGTAACGTATCTACTTGTGCACGTACTAAGCGTTAGCTCCCTCAAGGGAGGAGTAGGCAAGACCACAGTGACCCTGGGTCTGGCGTCTGCTGCCTTCGCCCGCGGCGTACGGACCCTGGTCGTCGACATCGACCCGCAATCGGATGTGTCGACCGGCATGGACATCGAGGTGGCCGGCCACCTGAACATTGCCGACGTCCTCGCCTCCCCCAAGGAAAAGATCGTCCGCGCCGCCATCGTGCCGAGCGGCTGGACCCGCGGCCAGCAGGGCACGATCGACGTCATGATCGGCAGCCCGTCCGCCATCAACTTCGACGGGCCGCACCCGAGCATCCGCGACATCTGGAAGCTCGAAGAAGCCCTGTCCACGGTCGAGAAGGACTACGACCTGGTGCTGATCGACTGCGCACCCTCCCTCAACGCCCTGACCCGGACCGCGTGGGCGGCGAGCGACCGTGTCGCCGTCGTCACAGAGCCCGGGCTGTTCTCCGTCGCCGCCGCCGACCGCGCACTGCGCGCGATCGAGGAGATCCGCCGCGGACTCAGCCCACGGCTGCAGCCGCTCGGCATCATCGTGAACCGTGCCAGGATCGCGTCCCTCGAGCACCAGTTCCGGATCAAGGAACTGCGGGACATGTTCGGCCCGCTCGTGCTCAGCCCCCAGCTGCCTGAGCGCACGTCGCTGCAGCAGGCGCAGGGCGCCGCGAAGCCGCTGCACACCTGGCCCGGCGACAGCGCGCAGGAAATGGCCCGCTACTTCGACCAGCTGCTCGACCGCATCCTCCGCACCGCACGCATCGGCGAATACGCGGAGCAGCGCTAGGCGGATTCGCCCCCAAACCGAGTCATATTCTGACGCTGAGTTGCGGACGAAACACCTTCCCAGGCATCACGAAGGTGTCTTTTCCGCAACTCGATCGCGGGCGACGCGAGAAAGCGGATGTCCTGCCGGTGAGCTCGTCCTGCCGGCGGGCTAGGAGACCTTGCGGGCGAGGCGGCGGACGGCGAGTTCGTCGGAAGGGTCGGACGGCTGCGAGTCGAGCTCAACGAGGGTCGTCTCGACTTCGCGCAGGACCTTGCCGACGGCGATTCCGAAGACGCCCTGGCCGCGGCTGACGAGGTCGATGACCTCGTCGTTGGACGTGCAGAGATAGACGCTGGCGCCATCGCTCATCAGCGTCGTCTGGGCGAGGTCGCTGACCCCGGACTCGCGGAGCTGGTTGACGGCCGTGCGGATCTGCTGGAGCGAGATGCCGGTGTCGAGAAGGCGCTTGACGAGCTTGAGCACGAGGATGTCGCGGAAGCCGTAGAGCCGCTGCGTGCCGGATCCGGTTGCACCACGCACCGTCGGTTCGACGAGTTCGGTACGGGCCCAGTAGTCCAGCTGGCGGTAGGTGATGCCGGCGGCACGGGCCGCGACGGCGCCCCGGTACCCGGAATTCTCATCGAGGTCCGGCATGCCGTCCGTGAACAGGAGTCCGTCACCGTAGCGGGAGGCGTCGTCACGCTTGCTGAGCTCGCTCATACGATGGCCTCTCGGAATGGGGTGCGGCGCGGCCGCAGATGCAACGCTACCGAGGTACTTGACCCAGGCCCGGACATCCGCCCGAACGCGTCGGCGTGTCGTAGGACTGCTGTCGGTGGGATTCGTCCGGATCGGATTCGGTCCGGCGGCGCTTCCAGCAGTCTACGACTTCCTGGCGATCCGGCCCAGCTTAACCGGTGAGGCGACCGAGCGCCGAACGGATCAGGCTACCGCGGATGACTTCGAAATTGCCGGCGATTTCGACGGCCATTTCCGCGGCCTTCGCCCGGCTCGATGCATCCCTGCGTCGGGACAGTGGCACCAGTGCGCTCTCGATCAGCCCCAGTTCCCGCTCTGCCGCGCCGCGGAAGCCGCGCAGGTGCCTCGGTTCGATCCCGCTGTGCTGGAGCTCGACAAGGGCACGCAGGACTCCGAGCGCATCGTCACCGTACACTTCCGCCGGAAGGATGATCGAGGCGGACACGGCGTCGTGCAGCAGGGCGGCGGATGCCCCGGCCTCGCGGATGAGCTCGTCCCTGCTGAGGCGCCGTTCGGTCGACAGCATCGACGGACCCGGAGTCACTCCCCCGGGCAGGGACGGCGAGTTGCCGGCGTCGAGGTCGTCGAGGTAGCCCCGGATGACCTTGAGCGGAAGGTACAGGTCGCGCTGCATCGACAGGATCAGTCGGAGCCGGTCGAGGTCACTCGCGCAGAACTTGCGGTAGCCGGATTCGGTGCGCGCGGGAGAGACGAGGCGCTGCTCCTCGAGGAAGCGCAGCTTCGACGGGGTGAGGTCTGGAAAATCCGGGGTCAGGCGAGCGAGCACCTGTCCGATGCTCAACAGCGACGTCGCACCCGGTTGCCTGGCCTGGGCGGAGGACGCTGCCACTACTCGCTCGCCTGTGGCGCCAGATCGAGTCGCGAGGCGTAGAACGTGAGCCGGAACTTGCCGACCTGGACTTCATCCCGGTCGTGGAGCGCTGCGGTTTCGATGCGCACTCCCTCGAAATAGGTGCCGTTGAGGGAGACGAGGTCCTTGACCTCGAACGAGGTTCCGTGGCGGAGGAACTCGGCGTGCCGGCGGGACACGGTCACGTCGTCGAGGAAGATGTCCGCGTGCGGGTGCCGCCCGACGGTCGTCACATCGGCATCGAGCAGGAACCGGGCGCCCGAGTTCGGACCGCGGCGAACGACGAGGAGAGCCGATCCGGAGGGAAGGGCGGAGATCGCTTCTTGTTCTTCTGCCGTCACGTCGTTGTCGACGGCCGCGAGCTGGGCTGCGAAGCCCTGGCTGAACGTCATCGTCGTGTCGGTGCCGGAATATTCTTCGGGCGCGGTCTTACGCTGGCTCTCATCTGGCTTTTTGGAATCAATCACCGGTACACCTCCTACCCCCCAATCGTATCCGATCGAATGGACGGTATGGCCCGCGGAATCCGAATCACCCTGGCCGTCTCGAAAGCGTAGATGATTCCGGCCCACCAATACAGGAATGCTCCCCAGATTCCGAAGGCCCAGCCGATCGGAAGAGACCACCAGCCGAGCATCGGGAAAGCCTGGCCGAGCATGATCAGCGGCAGCGCATAGAAGAGGCAGAACGTCGCGGCCTTGCCGAGCAGGTTGACCGGGAGCGGTCCGTAGCCGTGGTTCGCAAGGACGATCCCGAGGCCGAGCAGAAAGACGTCCCTGCCGATCACGACGAGGACGATCCACCAGGGCACGAGGTCGCGCCAGGCCAGGCCGAGGAGCGCCGCGAAGATGTAGAGCCGGTCGGCCGCGGGGTCGAGCAGCTGGCCGAGCCGGGTGATCTGGTTGAAGCGCCGCGCGATCACGCCGTCGAGGTAGTCGGTGAGGCTCGCGACGAGGAGCACGAGGAGCGCCCAGGCATCCGCGCCGCGGACGAGCAGGACGAGGAAGATCGGAACGAGGGCGAGCCGGAGGGCACTCAGCAGGTTGGGCAGGGTCAGAACCCTGGAACTGATGATGGGTACTTCCGCCCCTGCCATTGTGCGAGTCTACCGATGCGCCGGTGCTCTACGGAATGCGCCGTTTCGCGGGCCGCGCCGTGTCGTCGCCCTCTGCCTCCGTGCCGCCCTTCCCTCCGCCGCGGCTGCGCTCGACGCTGCGCCGGAGCGCCTCCATCAGGTCGAGGACCTCGCCGCCGGCGGACTCCTCTCCTGCGGCTTCCCCCGCCTCCCCTGCCTCGGCAGCCTCGACGGTCTCTCCGGCCGCGAGCCTGGCTTCGATCAGCTCCCTGAGCTGGTCCTGGTAGTCGTCGCGGTAGTTCTGGGGGGTGAAGTCGGAGGCGAAAGACTCGACGAGCGCCGCCGAGAGTTCGAGCTCCTGCCGCGAGATCTTCGTCGATTCGGCCAGGGCGGGAAAGTCGGCCTCCCGCACCTCGTCGCTCCAGAGCAGCGCCTGCAGGAGCAGCACGTCACCGCGCACCCGGAGCGCGCCCAGCCGGGTCTTCTGGCGGAGTGCAAAACGCACGATCGCAGTGCGGTCGCTCGCCTCGAGCGCCCGCCGCAGCAGGACGTATGCCTTCGGCGATGCGCCGTCCGGTTCCAGGAAGTAGCTCTTCTCGAACAGCATCGGGTCGAGCTGCTCGCTCGGCACGAACTCGACGACGTCGATCTCCCTGCTCTTCTCCGCCGGGAGCCTGCGGAGCTCCTCCTCGGTGAGCACGACCGTGTTCTCGCCGTCGTCGTACGCCTTGTCGATGTGGGCATAGTCGACGATCCGGCCGCAGCGGGAGCATCGCCGCTGGTAGCGGATGCGCCCGCCGTCGGCATCGTGGACCTGGTGCAACGGGGTGTCGTGGTCTTCTGTCGCGCTGTAGACCTTGACGGGCACGTTGACGAGGCCGAAGGTGATGGAGCCTTTCCAGATCGATCTCATGCGAACCAGTAGACACCGCATCCGCCCCCCGTACTAGCCGGACGGGGAGTGCGCGGGCATGCTGGTGGAACGGCATCGGGAGAACCCGGGCGAATCGATCGGAACGGAGGCCGGATGAACGAGGCGACGAGCCAGGTCGTGTCCGTCGACGGTCACCGGATCACTCTCACGCACCTCGACAAGGTGCTCTACCCCGAGACCGGCACCACAAAAGCGGATGTCCTCGGGTACTACGCCGCGATCGCCGAGGTGCTCGTGCCGCATGCCGCGAACCGTGCGGCGACCCGCAAGCGCTGGGTGCACGGGGTCGGCACGGCGGAGAAGCCGGAGAAGATGTTCTTCCAGAAGAACCTCGAGGACTCAGCGCCGAGCTGGGTGCAGCGCCACTCGATCGAGCACACCGACCACACGAACGTGTACCCGCTCGTGAACGACGTCGCGACCCTGACCTGGCTCGGGCAGATGTCGGCGCTCGAGCTCCACGTTCCGCAGTGGCAGTTCGGGCGGGACGGCAGCAGGCGCAACCCCGACCGGCTCGTGCTCGACCTCGACCCCGGCGAGGGCGTCACGCTTCCGGAGTGCGCAGAGGTGGCCAGGCTCGCCCGCGCCATCCTGCGCGATATGGGACTCGACCCGCTCCCGGTCACGAGCGGGAGCAAGGGCATCCACCTCTATGCCGCGCTGGACCTGACCCATACCTCCGACGAGATCTCGCAGGTTGCGCACGAACTCGCCCGAGCGCTCGAAGCCGACCACCCCGACCTCGTGGTGAGCGACATGAAGAAGTCGATCAGGGGCGGCAAGGTGCTCGTGGACTGGAGCCAGAACAACGCTGCGAAGACCACGATCACGCCGTATTCCCTGCGCGGCACGTTCCGGCCGATGGTCGCGATGCCGCGCACCTGGCGGGAGCTCGCCGAGCCCGGACTCACCCAGCTCGACTACAAGCAGGCGCTGAGCCGGGTCGAGCACGGCGGCGATCCGCTCGCCGAGCTGCTCGGAGCGCACGGTTCTGGGGCGCGCGAACCGGAACGGGACGGCGCGCGCGATGCGGGGGCGGATGCCGCCGCACCAGACCCCGGGGACCGGCTGGCCGTGTATCGCAGCAAACGCTCGTCGGCGCGCACCCCGGAGCCGGTGCCGGAAGCAGGCACCGCCGCCGTGAATGGGAGCCACGACCGGCAGAGCTTCGTCATCCAGGAACACCACGCCAGGAACCTGCACTACGACTTCCGTCTCGAGCACGAGGGTGTCCTCGCGTCCTGGGCGCTCCCGCGCGGGGTGCCGACGGATCCGGCGAAGAATCACCTCGCCGTGCGCACCGAAGACCATCCCCTCGAGTACGGCGGGTTCGAGGGTGAGATTCCGGCAGGGGAATACGGGGCGGGCACGGTGTCGATCTGGGATCGCGGCCGCTACGACCTCGAGAAATGGCGGGAAGACGAGGTCATCGCGACCCTTCACGGAGAGCCGGGTGGGGGCCTCGGGGGCACGCGGCGGTTCGCGCTCATCCGCACGAACGCGCAGGGCCAGGGTTCTCACGACCGCTCGGCCCAGAACTGGCTCATCCATCTGATGAAGCCGAAGGCCGGCGCCAGGGTCCGGCGGACGGTGGCACCGGCCGCCGTATCCGCTACTGGATCAGCCGCGGCCGTATCGGCCGCCGCGCCGGACTCGGGACAGCCGGTCCCGGAGACCGGTGCGGACTTCGGACCGAATCCCGGCATGGCCCCCGGCACCGAGACCGGCGGAGTCGCGCCGGGCGGGCGGCCGGATGCGAGCCCGCGCGGGCGGTACACGCCCATGCTCGCGACGCTCGGATCGGCCACGGACCTGGTCACGGACATCCGGTGGGCCTTCGAACCGAAGTGGGACGGCATTCGCGCACTCGCCTACCTGTCGACGATGGGCACCGAGCGGCCGGTGCAGCTCTTCACCCGGGCGGGCAACGAGGTGACGGATGCCTACCCCGAGCTTCTCGCGGCGGTTCCGACCGCTGTCGACGCGGCCAGCGCGGTGCTCGACGGGGAGATCGTCGCGCTCGACCGCTCCGGCAGGCCCAACTTCGGCCTGCTGCAGAGCCGGATGCACCTGACCCGCCGCACGGTGGCCGCAGCCGCCGCCGCGACCCCGGTGCAGTACCTCGTGTTCGACGTGCTCGAACGCGACGGGGTCGACCTCAGCCGCACGCCGTACTCGGAGCGGCGGGCGATCCTCGAGTCGCTCGTCACGGGCGACGGGGCGGTGCAGCTGTCGCCGGACCTCCCCGGCGACGCGCAGGATGCCGTGCGGGTGAGCCGCGAGCTCGGTCTCGAAGGCATCGTCGCGAAGGACACCGACGGCGGATACGAGGGCGGGCGGCGGTCGCGATCGTGGATCAAGATCAAGCACCACCGGGCTCAGGAGGTCGTTATCGGCGGCTGGCGCACCGGGAACGGCAACCGGTCGCGGTCGCTCGGTTCGCTGCTGCTCGGGATTCCGTCCGAGACGGGCCTCGAGTACGTCGGGAGGGTCGGCACCGGGTTCCGAGACCGGGACCTGGTCGTGCTGCGCGGCCGGCTCGACCGGCTCGCGCAGGCGGAGAGCCCGTTCGCCGCGGTGCCGGCGGCCGACGTACGGGACGCGCACTGGGTGCGGCCTGTCCTGGTCGGGGAGGTCGACTATCTCGAGTGGACCTCGGATGGCCGGTTGCGGCATCCGTCGTGGCGGGGCTGGCGCCCGGACAAGTCCGCGGAGGAGGTCGTGCGGGAGGCCTGAGGCGACTCCGGAGCGCGGGGCGACGTTCGGGTGGGGTCCGTAGCGCGCCAGGCTAGCGCGGCGGTGCGGTGCGCGGCGGCTTCGGTGTGCGCGGCGGCCTGGGGAACGCCCCGCGCATGTGGTCGGAGGAGAGGTAGTCGCCGACGCCGATCATGATGAGGCTGAACAGGATCTGCTCGCTGACCATCCACAACGGATACAGGCCCGGGATCGCGGCGAGGACGAGCGTGATCACCGGAAAGATCTTGCTGAACAGGCGCAGCCGGAGGTAGGCCCAGTAGAAGCCCTTCTGCGCCCGCCAGGCGAAGTAGAGCAGGGTCAGCGTCATCGCGAGCACGACGAAGGTGCGCATCCAGACCGAGGACGGGATCTCGGTGCCGCCGAGGAAGAGGACGACCGCGACGACGACCGCGGCCGAGCCGAGGACCAGTTCCGCGGCGAGGAGCCACAGGATCGCGACGAAAGTGCGCCTGGTCCTGGGGTGCCGGCGCATCTCGGGCGCGATGGTGTATTCGACGGAACGACCACCGGCGACCCGATCGAGCCTGAGGAACAACGGTTCCAGTTTCATGATTCCTCCGGGTGTCAACGGTAGCGGGTTGCACGGGGCCGGTGTCACGGATCGGGTACAGCGTGCCGGGCGCACGGTGCCGGACGGCAGCACCCGGCGTACGCTTCGGACATGGACACGTTCGTCGTCTGCCTCTGGATCATGCTCATCGCCTGCATGGCCGCCTGGACGCTCTCCCTCATCACCCGGGAATACTCCTGGGTCGACCGATCCTGGTCCGTGCTGCCGCCGGTCTACGCCTGGGTGTTCGCGGCGGGGTCCGGTTTCGACGACGTTCGCCTCGTGACGATCGCAGTTCTCGTGACCCTGTGGGGTGCGCGGCTGACGTTCGACTTCGCCCGCAAGGGCGGCTACGCGCCCGGCGGAGAGGACTACCGGTGGGCGGTGCTCCGCGGGCGGATGTCGCCGGCACGGTTCGGACTCTTCAACCTGTTCTTCATCACGATCTGCCAGAACACCATCCTGCTCCTGATCGTGTCGCCCGCCGGGACCGCTGCCGTGCACGCTGCGAACCCGTTCGGCCCTCCCGACCTGGTGCTGGCCTGCGTCTTCGTGCTGCTGCTCATCGGTGAAGGGGTGGCGGACCAGGAACAGTGGGACTCCCACCGGGCCGGGCAGCCGCTCGCGGCATCCGTGGGCAGCGCTGTGGAGTGGAGTGCTCGGGAGTCGAGTGCTCGGGAGTCGAGTGCGTCCGCAGGTCCGGACGTCCTCCGCACCGGGTTGTTCCGCTACTCGCGGCACCCGAACTATTTCTGCGAGCTCGGCCAGTGGTGTCCCGGCACACGGGCTACCCCGCATACCAGCGCGTGACGAGCCCGATCGTGCCGTGGTTTCCCCGGGGCGACCCGCTGGCCGTCCCCCGGCCGGCGTCCCGTCCGGTGAGGAGGGCGCGGTAATGGGCGCACAGGCAGACCGGCTTCGCGCGATGTACTCCGGCGGGCAGGGGAACGCCACGGCGAAGCGCTATGCGCGGTTGTGGAACCGGGCGCTGCGCCTCGGAGTACTGCCGAGACGCTGGGTCTCCCTCGAGGTCGTCGGGCGACGCAGCGGACAGGTGACGCGGTTCCCGATCGGGATGGCCGACGTTGACGGCCAGTGGTACCTCGTCTCGATGCTCGGCGAATGCAACTGGGTGCGGAACGTGCGCGCGGCGGGCGGCAGAGCGACGCTCCGCAGGCGCTCGGCGCGCCCGGTCTGGCTCGTCGAGGTGCCGGCGGAGGACCGCGCGCCGGTCCTGAAACGCTTCGTCGAGAAGGCCCCGGGCGGGCGCCCGCACATTCCCGTGGACCGGCACGAACCCGTTTCGGCGTTCGAGGCGATCGCCGCGGACCATCCCGTCTTCCGGGTGCTGACCGCCGTCTGACTGCAGCGGGTCAGGCGCGCGACTTCGGCGTGCGGACGTCGGTGGCCGGGCCGCCGGCATCCGCCCCGTCCAGGCGGGCGCGCAGGGCAGGCCAGCTCAGGGCGAAGCCGGGGTGCAACGGCAGTGCGTCGACGAGCTCGGCGGCCACCCAGCGCAGTGCGATGCTCTCACGGTCGCTGATCACGGGCTCGAAGGGTTCGAGGGCGCGCACGACGACCGTCGTATACGACCAGAAGCCGAGGTCGAGTACCGAGCTGAACTGCACGCTGACGAGTTCAGCGGGCACGCCGGCCTCCTCGTTCGCCTCGCGGAGGGCGGCCTCGAGGGCGGTCTCGTGTTCATGCCGGGCGCCGCCGGGAAGCCCCCAGGTGTCGCCGTTGTGGCTCCACTCGGCGCGATGCTGCATCAGCACCCCGAGGTCGGCGTGGTGCACGAGCAGCCCGGCAGCGCCGAACCGTCCCCAGAACCTGCGGCCGTCCGGCGCGAAGACCCACTCGTCGCCGTTTCCCCTCATGAACCAAGCATGCGGCATCGGGCCGCCAATCGACCCACGGCGTACGGTTTTCGCACAGTGCGGTCGGTTCCGGCCCGCCGTGGGGTCGTTCTAGAGGGCGACGATGGTGTGCAGCGGGGTGGTGCCGAGGCGGTCGCGGCCGAGGAGTTCGGTGAGCTCGAGCACGACGCCGACGCCGGTCAGCCGATAGCCGGCACGCCGGACGAGCCGGGACGTTGCCGCGATCGTTCCGCCCGTCGCGAGCACATCGTCGAGGACGAGTACCCGGGATCCCTCCGGCAGCTGACCGATCTCGAGTTCGAGGCACGCGGAACCGTATTCGAGGTCGTAGTTCTCCGACAACACGGAGCCGGGCAGCTTGCCGCCCTTGCGCACGGCGAGCACGGCTGCCCCCGCCGCGTATCCAACGGCCGCCGCGAGCAGGAAACCGCGCGCTTCGATTCCTGCGACCGCGTCGAACTGCCCGGCGAATCGCCCGGCGAGTTCATCGATGAGTGCCCGGAAGGCCAGGGCGTCCGCGAACACGGGGTTGAGGTCCCGGAAGAGGATGCCCGTCTCCGGGAAGTCCTGGTAGGACGCGAGGAGGGCTGTCACATGGTCTGCTGCTGGTGTTGGCACCGGTCAAGCCTAGGTGGTCGAGTGCCCCGGAACCGCTTCGGTCCCCCCGCTCGGGGCTGCGACTCCGGTCGGACTGCCGCCGTGATGCGACGCGGAGTCCGTCTTCGTTGCGGACATGGCGTCGGCGACGGCCGTGAGGAAGCGGACAACGGCGTGGCGTTCGGACGGTTCGAGGTCCTCAGCGGCCGCAAACATCCGCTCGTGCACGCCCCCGAGCGCCCGGCGCACCTCCTGATGCGCCGCCGGCGTCGCGAAGATGAGCTGGACCCGTCCGTCCACGGCGTGCGCCTCGCGGCGGATGTGCCCGGTGCGGGTCAGGCGCGCGAGCAGCTTCGAGGTCGCGGCCGAGGAGATCCCGAGGTGAGCGGTGAGATCCTTCGGGCTGACCGGTGTCCGGCGGGCCTCGCGCTGGATCAGGTGCCTGATCGCGACGAGGTCGGTCTCGTTGACCGCGAGCTCGGCCCTGGCGCGCTCGCGCATCGCGGCATCCGCGGCCCGGAAGGCCCGGAGCGCGGCGAGAACGTCACGCGCACCGGTCGCACCGGGTGCAGCGGTGTTCCCCTGGCCAATCCAGAAGCTCGGCTCCGGCGACGGAGACCGGGGCGGGAAAGTGGCTCGTTCGGACATTCCACCATGCTACCCTCACAATTAGCTAACTTGGCTAGCAATATCTACGGGTATGGTGGCGGGTAGCGGGAGGAATCAAATGCAGGCTGTGGACCAGACGGTCGAACTCGTCGTACTCCTTGACGACTCCGGGCGCTCGATCGGCTCGGCGCCCAAGAGCACGATGCACGACGCCGACACCGCCCTTCATCTCGCCTTCTCCGTCTACGTCTTCAACGAACGCGGGGACGTTCTCGTCACCCGGCGCGCCCTCGGCAAGCGGACCTGGCCGGGAGTCTGGACGAACTCCTTCTGCGGGCATCCCCTGCCAGACGAGTCGCAGCGGCGGGCCATCGCCAGGCGCGGCCGGTTTGAGCTCGGCCTCGACCTCGACGAACTGACCGTGGCGCTTCCCCTTTTCCGCTACCGGGCGACGGATGCGAGCGGCATCGTGGAAAACGAGATCTGCCCGGTGTACCGCGCGACGGTGTACACCGAACCCGTGCCGAATCCCGACGAGGTTTCCGAATACGTGTGGACCGACCCCGAAACCCTGCGCGCGAGCGCGCTTTCCAGCCCGTGGGCCTTCAGCCCATGGATGGTGCTCCAACTTAAGGAGTTGAGATTCGATGCCTGAGATCGCCCACATCGAAGTAGAGACCGAACTCCAGCGATACTTCGCGGCGGCCAGGCTGCGAGCGAGCGACTACGGAACGCACTACGTCGCTCTCTGGGACTCGCTCGAGCAGGCCAGCAGTGGCGGCAAGCGAGTGCGCCCGGCGCTCGTTCTCGCCGCATATGCCGGACTCGGCGGAACAGAGATGAGCCTGGCGATCCCGGTCGCCGTGAGCTTCGAGCTCCTGCACACCGCGTTCGTGATCCACGACGACGTGATCGACCGCGACCTGCACCGTCGGGGCGTCGCGAACGTCGCCGGCCGGTTCACGGAGCGAGCCCTCGCCCATGGAGCCGTCGGGACGCAGACCGGAGCCTGGGCGACCACGGCGGCGATCCTCGCCGGCGACCTCGCCCTGAGCGAGGCGCACCGCGCACTCGCCCTGCTGCCGATCGGCGCTGAGCAGCGCGGCCGGCTCCTCGACCTTCTGGACCGGGCCGTCTTCGTGTCGGCGGCCGGCGAACTCGCGGACGTCACGAACACCGCCTCGAAGACTCCCCTCTCTGTCGAGGAAGTGACCGTGACCCTCGAGCAGAAGACCGCCGTCTACTCCTTCGAGGCTCCCCTGATGGCCGGGGCAGTGCTCGCGGGAGCGAGCGAGGAGGCGATCGTCGCCCTCGGGCGGTTCGGCAGGCTCGTCGGCGT
This genomic window contains:
- a CDS encoding ParA family protein; its protein translation is MHVLSVSSLKGGVGKTTVTLGLASAAFARGVRTLVVDIDPQSDVSTGMDIEVAGHLNIADVLASPKEKIVRAAIVPSGWTRGQQGTIDVMIGSPSAINFDGPHPSIRDIWKLEEALSTVEKDYDLVLIDCAPSLNALTRTAWAASDRVAVVTEPGLFSVAAADRALRAIEEIRRGLSPRLQPLGIIVNRARIASLEHQFRIKELRDMFGPLVLSPQLPERTSLQQAQGAAKPLHTWPGDSAQEMARYFDQLLDRILRTARIGEYAEQR
- a CDS encoding MerR family transcriptional regulator, whose product is MSELSKRDDASRYGDGLLFTDGMPDLDENSGYRGAVAARAAGITYRQLDYWARTELVEPTVRGATGSGTQRLYGFRDILVLKLVKRLLDTGISLQQIRTAVNQLRESGVSDLAQTTLMSDGASVYLCTSNDEVIDLVSRGQGVFGIAVGKVLREVETTLVELDSQPSDPSDELAVRRLARKVS
- a CDS encoding MerR family transcriptional regulator, with protein sequence MAASSAQARQPGATSLLSIGQVLARLTPDFPDLTPSKLRFLEEQRLVSPARTESGYRKFCASDLDRLRLILSMQRDLYLPLKVIRGYLDDLDAGNSPSLPGGVTPGPSMLSTERRLSRDELIREAGASAALLHDAVSASIILPAEVYGDDALGVLRALVELQHSGIEPRHLRGFRGAAERELGLIESALVPLSRRRDASSRAKAAEMAVEIAGNFEVIRGSLIRSALGRLTG
- a CDS encoding FHA domain-containing protein codes for the protein MTFSQGFAAQLAAVDNDVTAEEQEAISALPSGSALLVVRRGPNSGARFLLDADVTTVGRHPHADIFLDDVTVSRRHAEFLRHGTSFEVKDLVSLNGTYFEGVRIETAALHDRDEVQVGKFRLTFYASRLDLAPQASE
- a CDS encoding CDP-alcohol phosphatidyltransferase family protein — encoded protein: MAGAEVPIISSRVLTLPNLLSALRLALVPIFLVLLVRGADAWALLVLLVASLTDYLDGVIARRFNQITRLGQLLDPAADRLYIFAALLGLAWRDLVPWWIVLVVIGRDVFLLGLGIVLANHGYGPLPVNLLGKAATFCLFYALPLIMLGQAFPMLGWWSLPIGWAFGIWGAFLYWWAGIIYAFETARVIRIPRAIPSIRSDTIGG
- a CDS encoding Ku protein, with protein sequence MRSIWKGSITFGLVNVPVKVYSATEDHDTPLHQVHDADGGRIRYQRRCSRCGRIVDYAHIDKAYDDGENTVVLTEEELRRLPAEKSREIDVVEFVPSEQLDPMLFEKSYFLEPDGASPKAYVLLRRALEASDRTAIVRFALRQKTRLGALRVRGDVLLLQALLWSDEVREADFPALAESTKISRQELELSAALVESFASDFTPQNYRDDYQDQLRELIEARLAAGETVEAAEAGEAGEAAGEESAGGEVLDLMEALRRSVERSRGGGKGGTEAEGDDTARPAKRRIP
- a CDS encoding ATP-dependent DNA ligase gives rise to the protein MNEATSQVVSVDGHRITLTHLDKVLYPETGTTKADVLGYYAAIAEVLVPHAANRAATRKRWVHGVGTAEKPEKMFFQKNLEDSAPSWVQRHSIEHTDHTNVYPLVNDVATLTWLGQMSALELHVPQWQFGRDGSRRNPDRLVLDLDPGEGVTLPECAEVARLARAILRDMGLDPLPVTSGSKGIHLYAALDLTHTSDEISQVAHELARALEADHPDLVVSDMKKSIRGGKVLVDWSQNNAAKTTITPYSLRGTFRPMVAMPRTWRELAEPGLTQLDYKQALSRVEHGGDPLAELLGAHGSGAREPERDGARDAGADAAAPDPGDRLAVYRSKRSSARTPEPVPEAGTAAVNGSHDRQSFVIQEHHARNLHYDFRLEHEGVLASWALPRGVPTDPAKNHLAVRTEDHPLEYGGFEGEIPAGEYGAGTVSIWDRGRYDLEKWREDEVIATLHGEPGGGLGGTRRFALIRTNAQGQGSHDRSAQNWLIHLMKPKAGARVRRTVAPAAVSATGSAAAVSAAAPDSGQPVPETGADFGPNPGMAPGTETGGVAPGGRPDASPRGRYTPMLATLGSATDLVTDIRWAFEPKWDGIRALAYLSTMGTERPVQLFTRAGNEVTDAYPELLAAVPTAVDAASAVLDGEIVALDRSGRPNFGLLQSRMHLTRRTVAAAAAATPVQYLVFDVLERDGVDLSRTPYSERRAILESLVTGDGAVQLSPDLPGDAQDAVRVSRELGLEGIVAKDTDGGYEGGRRSRSWIKIKHHRAQEVVIGGWRTGNGNRSRSLGSLLLGIPSETGLEYVGRVGTGFRDRDLVVLRGRLDRLAQAESPFAAVPAADVRDAHWVRPVLVGEVDYLEWTSDGRLRHPSWRGWRPDKSAEEVVREA